AGCTTGATGCAGACAAAGACACTGATGAATTGCCACCCAAAAACAATGCTTGATCACCCAAGCTCTCAACATTCACCCACTCATATTCAGTTTTGCTTTTCACTTCAGTTGAACattgtaattttaaaattttgaacccaGTTGTCACATATGGAATTTCAAACATGCATTCTTGTCCTAGTTCTTGAAATTGGTCTTGATcttgatcatcatcatcatcatcatcttcttcttcttcttcttcttcttcttcttcttcagattCATCTTCATGAAAGTTCACATCCCCAATATCATCTTCAAAGTCATTATCGGTATCATAAAGAGGACCTTCTCGTATGCGTGAAACCAACAAAAGATCTTCCAATGATTCAACAAGATACTTTTGGATACAATCCTCAGGTTCCTTGCAGAATGTAATACATTCAGTGAACACAATATCACCATCAATGTGACAAACAAAAACGTTACCATGATTGTTTACTGCATAAAATTTTCCCTTGTAGAGTGCAATGTCATAAAAACATCGAGAATCACATTTTATATCAATCCAAGCTTTATATCCCGGTCTAGTGAAGGCCaatgttttaaaattagtaTAGATAACCATGATTATGCAATCACGATCATATTCATGAGTCACAGAGTTCCACGGATTCCTTGATAAAACACACTTATAAAGAAAGATATCACGGTAATCTAAAGGGATGCGTTCAAAATTGCGATAACGTTCCCAAACATATGGATGAGGCGGAAGACTTAACTGGTGTTTAGACAATGGATGAAAGAGATTCATCTGGAAATCAATGCCTACACTGAGAAACCATCCAAAAGATGTTCCAATGCATATTCTTCCAGCAAGTTCAGGCAACTTGAAGTTGTAAACTTTACTGTCGAATACATTGAAAAATACACgtgtatgatttttttgttccttCTCTTCAGCAAGCAGAAGCCAAGGGCACCTAGGAGATAGTGGAAGCTTTATCATTGAATAGACACGCTGCCATGCCTTGCAGACGGCACTAAAGTTGACAAAATCATCATAGACAGATATACAACGCGTtatttcagagagaataagctCCGGAAGATCAGCCCACTCAGACATGATACTTATGGTGTGAGACTGAAAAAACAAgtcaatttaaaatttcagtgcgccatcaccaaaaaaaaaaataataataataataaaaattgattataaagaatattattattagtggcAAACGGCAACATGTAATAtgctaaataataaatcatgttTGTATTTAGTAATTTCATACTAAGTCTACACACACTCATAAAAACAGAGCAACTTCTCTGGCAGagaacaaccaaaaaaaaaaaaaaaccaactagcACTACTATTACATAAATCATGTTTGTAAGAACAAGAAAACACATAAACATTGATATGatccaaagagaaaaaaataataataatttgaagaaTATTGTATAGGTAAAGTACCCACCaaccaaaatcaacaaaacagaaaaaagaaaagtaatttgCTGATGGAAAACACAGAAACTTACCTAAGACTTTGTTTTGGTTTGGAGGGCAGACCCTTTTGCTGATTGATGAAGAGAGCGAGCGactgttgagagagagagagagaaagcgcAGCACTTATAAGAGAAAGCGCGGCACTAGGGTTTATTTCAAAACTCTCAAAAACAgagtctgtgtgtgtgtgtgtgtgagagagtgagagtgaaagagagagagagagagagagctaacgAAGtggtagaaaataaataaataaaaaaaaaaaaaaaaaaaaaagaggacacaGATTAGAGAGGAGTAATaatacgtgtgtggaggagaaaaaaaaaggggaaaaaaattaagaaaagaagaaacatattggatgaaaaataaaataaagaataaagagattagggaaaaacaaaataaaaaataagacattaaaattgaggagaaaaaaagaagaagaaacgtattggataaaaaataaaaaataaaaataaagagataagggaaaaattaaatgaagaataagaaattaaaattgagaaatgctaccacaatattttcacaacaaattttaaatattagatTGCTATTAGCTAAATCTTAACagaaattaaaactagtaacaatttGCCAGAAATTAAAATCGACAATAACTTGCATGGTTTAATTTGCCATCACTTGTATTAATTGCGACAAACCTTAATagaaatcaaaaagtttttttttttttcttaatttaaagaACATAGTTTGGATCCTTTGCATATTTCATGTAATCAAACGCTCACCCATAGATA
This genomic stretch from Quercus robur chromosome 4, dhQueRobu3.1, whole genome shotgun sequence harbors:
- the LOC126723832 gene encoding F-box protein At2g17690-like: MSEWADLPELILSEITRCISVYDDFVNFSAVCKAWQRVYSMIKLPLSPRCPWLLLAEEKEQKNHTRVFFNVFDSKVYNFKLPELAGRICIGTSFGWFLSVGIDFQMNLFHPLSKHQLSLPPHPYVWERYRNFERIPLDYRDIFLYKCVLSRNPWNSVTHEYDRDCIIMVIYTNFKTLAFTRPGYKAWIDIKCDSRCFYDIALYKGKFYAVNNHGNVFVCHIDGDIVFTECITFCKEPEDCIQKYLVESLEDLLLVSRIREGPLYDTDNDFEDDIGDVNFHEDESEEEEEEEEEEEDDDDDDDQDQDQFQELGQECMFEIPYVTTGFKILKLQCSTEVKSKTEYEWVNVESLGDQALFLGGNSSVSLSASSFNGCKANCIYFTDDNFDYSTASLNGLGYDMGVFSMEDGTIKQHYKGKSLSSFAPPVWYI